Part of the Halopseudomonas maritima genome, CCGCGATATTCCGCTGATCGACCTGACCGATTTCGAAGCCCGCCGCAGCGAGATCACCGAGCAGTTGTGGAACGCCGCCACCGAGGTTGGCTTCTTTCAGCTGGTCAATCACGGTCTGGACGTGAAGCTGGTGCAGCGCGCCTTCGACCTGTCTGAAGCCTTCTTCGCCCTGCCAAACGAAGAGAAAGCGCGCTTTGCGCTGAAAAAGGGCCTGAACAGCGGTTGGGAGTTTATGTCGCAGGTGCGCCCGTCCACCCGCACGGCCGATCAGAAAGAATCCTTCCAGATCACCCTGCCGCACATGGATGACCTGTGGCCCAACCAAACCGTGGTGCCGGAATTCCACCGCATCCTGCTGGACTTTGAATACCGCGCCTGGCAGCTGGGCATGCAGGTGCTGTCCTGCTTTGCCGAGCGCCTCGGGTTTGCACGCGACTTTTTCACCAAGGCGCATGACCGCCGCCAGCCTGACTATCAAAGCACCCTGCGCCTGCTGCATTACCTGGCCATGCCGGAAGATGATCAGGACGAAAGCCTGTGGCGCGCCGGTGCACACACCGACTTTGACTGCCTGACCATGGTGTTCCAGAAGGAGGGTCAGGGCGGCCTGCAGGTCAGCCCGGGCAAAGACGCCGAAGGCGCCGGTGACAACCGCGAGTGGAGCAGCGTGATTCCGCGTGACGACATCATCACCTGCAACATCGGTGACATGCTGATGCGCTGGAGCGACGACCAGCTCAAGTCCACCCTGCACCGCGTACGCATGCCGAGGCCCGGCGAGTACCGCGGCCCGCGCTACAGCATGGCGTTCTTCTGCCAGGCCAATAAAGACGTGATGATCGAGAGCCCCGCCGGCAAGTACCCGCCGATTTCAGCAGCCGATTATCTGCTGCAACGCATTCAGGCCAACTTTGCGGAAGCCAAGAAGTAACCCGCAGCGCTAGACACCCGGCCAGCGCGCCGGGTGTGTTGTCTCAGGCGCCACCTTCAAGGTCGGTAATGGCTCTGCTCAGGTTGGCTCGGGCCTGTTGCTCCATCTGCGGCCCAAAGCAGCCGGAGGTGTAAATACTCGGCCGCTGCAGAAAACCACGCAGCACCTCGACGCGCTTGCGACGATACAGCGGCAACGGCACCAACCGATACTCCTGCCGAACCGCCTGCTCGAAAATGTCGTACACCGCCGGCGGCGTACCCAGTATCGACAGATCAATATCCACCAGCACCGCTTCATCACTGGTCTGCGCGGGCGCGTTGTGCTCGGTTGCCATGATCAAACGAT contains:
- a CDS encoding isopenicillin N synthase family dioxygenase, whose product is MTTATTPEYGLKELQLETTFGGMGKETARDIPLIDLTDFEARRSEITEQLWNAATEVGFFQLVNHGLDVKLVQRAFDLSEAFFALPNEEKARFALKKGLNSGWEFMSQVRPSTRTADQKESFQITLPHMDDLWPNQTVVPEFHRILLDFEYRAWQLGMQVLSCFAERLGFARDFFTKAHDRRQPDYQSTLRLLHYLAMPEDDQDESLWRAGAHTDFDCLTMVFQKEGQGGLQVSPGKDAEGAGDNREWSSVIPRDDIITCNIGDMLMRWSDDQLKSTLHRVRMPRPGEYRGPRYSMAFFCQANKDVMIESPAGKYPPISAADYLLQRIQANFAEAKK